TGGAGGGAATTAGCATACCTACACACTCTTTAGGTGGGGAGGGACGGTCCTGTGTGATGGACAGCCAAGGTCAGAGTGTGCGTTTTGTTTGTTGGTCCTAAGCTGAGTGCTGACAGCCCTCTTCCAGTCACCCTCAAACACACAGCCCCAATTGATGAAAAAACAATCggcttaaaaagaaaaagtttaagaaaagtatttaaatcaaGAGGCCGTGGAAAGACTTGAGCATAAATGTGGCTGTGACTGTTATGAATTCAAATATATGGTGGATCTAATATATAAATCTGATTAAAAGTAGCAGCAATTTCGTGTGTGGCGGTTTTgtcagtaaaacattttttaatgtaaggCTGAGAGGGTTACAATAAAAACCTTTTAATCCGTGTTTGGTATATTTATGTACTGCATTATAACCCATCAGATTTTATATGTTCAGTAAATGTTTCATATTCAAACTAACAGGTAAATGTAGCAGGAAAGCTGTAGTGTTCCAGTCATTTACTTAGTAGCAATACCACAATGTAGAAATATTCTCCCACAGGTAAAAGTCATGaactaaaaatgtaagttaagTTCAAGTATAAATCCAGGTTTACCCCAAAAGGTTATATGTAGccatccaaaaataaaacatgttctttgaaatgtgataatgtgtcctttttaaagaaaaattgtttaatttttaaGGTAAACTGAATGTATTTAGAAAATGCTCACACTTTTTAagataatgaatgaaaaaataaaagcttaaaaacCAATTTGATTTTCTAAACTGATGTTCAAatataatgttgttatttttgatgCATGAAAATGTGCCCTTGCTTCAATTTTGTAGTTAGATGAAGTAGATTAACCTGATATTGGTTGGTTTAATCTTAATCactgcattttatttgaacatatatttaacatgttttgatCGTAAAATATTTAACTACATAGTCACGTTTGTGGGTAAATAGATGTAGTAAACGAGCAATATTTCTTTCTCTGTAGTGCAGTAAAGTAGAAAGTAtcatagcatttaaaaaaacggTCTACATcgattgagtaaatgtacatataACTTCCAGTGCATCAGTGCTTTGTTTATTACACTAATCACAGACGTGCCCGTCATGAATGAACTTGCAGTACTGCTGAGTTCACTTCACATGAATGAGGGAGTAAAGGTGTAAATGGAGAGGTGAGGCGTGAGGGAAAGTGCGAGAGCTGTTTGGGTCATTAACACTTTCTCTGATGAATGGCACGAGTGTGAGGTCCACAGATGGAGCGCTCAGAGGaaaccccaaaacacacacacaaacacagaaaacaagcaGACCAGGTGCCCGGACACATGTTAACGCAGTTTGTCCTCCACTCATTTGACCTCTGCTCCTGGAAGACAGGGGCCTGTCAGGGAGCACATGCCCATGCAACACCCGGGTGACCCCATGTCCTGCACACACTCATGGCGATGCTGCaagctatacacacacacacacacacacacacacacacacacacacacacacacacacacacacacacacacacacacacacacacacacacacacacacacacacacaaacacacgctaaGTAAATAGCATTTTGAGCTAATCCTGCAAGATCACAACAGAGGATATTCGcccatttaaaaacagtgaagAGACGAGAGGAATTTCACTGTCAAGGAGGAAGAGTTTGACGGATCACAATATGCCTGCTTGATAGTGCAGTACAAGAGCGCTTAATCACAGTTAAACTGCCCTTGCTTTTCACATTACTCACTCTGTGTAATTCAATTTCAGCCACAGCTGGTTTCACTTTCAACTTTACAGCTGAGCTCAGTCACGTCCCATAATCTGAGCTGATAAATAACTAGCTTTTTATTGAGTTTGCAGAGAAAACAGCGTCGAGTATAAACCCTCGTATAGCCAAATGCGAGCGAGGCTGGAGGGCACAAAGCTGGACGTGCAAacatctgtgcatgtgtgtatggcAATTATTAATAGGAGATAACTGACGTTTataagtgtgtgcatgtagtATGTTAATCTAATGAAGGCAGAGTATATTTACACGTCCTGTCTCTCTGCCGAGCGTCTCTCCTGTTTCAGGATGCCATTTCACATGATTGGAAACAAATGACTTGAGGGTCAAATTTCTCTCCCTTTACTGCCTGTCAATCACTGCCAAACGACCCAGAAAACTTCCCTccttgtgttatttttaaaaagtcgaATCAGCACAGTTTCCATGTTATTCCTGCCGCCACCTTCATGAGGATTATGTCGACACATTATAAAGCAAATTGATGATGTGAGGGGATGAACAGCGTGGTTAATCATCGACAGGCTGGTAGAAGGTTAACTCAACAGTTCTGTTCAACAAGTTAAACAAATGTGACGTTTGATAAGACAAGAAAGGCCAGTAGGAAATATATACAAGCTTATAATGTAACATTTACAAACTTCATTTTAAAACCTATGACAGTTAAAATGAATATCATTTCTTGCAGAGAGTTGTGTGATAAGACTGATACTCACATTCTTGATTGTTTAACATGAGATTACATACATGATGCCAGTTTGGTTAAATAGCTAGCCTAAATCTGTccaaaaaagtacaaaacaccTAGCAGAGCCATGCTCCCTGTCTTCAGTCTTAATGCTATGTTAAGGTTGCTAGCTGTTGCTTCATATTTAGATATAAATATGAGAGTAGTGCATTCTTCTCGTCTAACTTTTGGCAAGAATGTCAAACTTTTTTCGGGCTAAAAAGGTTGTTTAAAGGTTGAGTTAAGAAAGCTACATTTGTTACAAAATGTTAGCATGTGCTAATTAAAGGCTAATCTtccaaatgttatgttttactTCAACCTAGCCTGTATTTACACACACTACAAATGACAGGTCCTGGATTCTTTACGCCatgttatttgtgtttaagTGTTACTATATGGAGAGCAGCAGGTGCGGAGTTCAGCTATCCTGGCATGAAAGCAATCAGTCTAATTGAAATATCAGGAATTAGTCAGGAGCATAAATTGTCCAATATAGCCAAACATGGAAATGACAGATAGTATCAAATAACCCACAcagattatgtgtgtgtgcagacaaagGGCAGGCTGTTTGATAGCAGAGCACCTGACCGCCCACTGAAACATGGGGCCATCCCCTGCCTCACGAGTTCCTCAATTAACTCCTTCCTGCTATTTCCTCGTCCAGCGTGCATTAGCTCACTGCCATGCTCCGCCATGACAAGTAAATTGCTGTTTGGTTATGACCGTTTGTCGGGAAACAGGCTATTTCCCCCCGCTTTGCCTAAACCGCTGTTCCTCGCTCTGCgtaaagaggagggagggagatatGGTGCAGGGTTTTGAGTCGGAGCTGAAGGCAGGAATTATCACATCAGCGGCTGAACGGGCGTGCCCCCTTTGGTatggataaaaaaacacacagtgttAGGTTGGCCCACAGTAGGTTTTGATTCTCTGCTCCTCACTGGGATCTCTGAAAGCCTTCCACATGTCTTCACACAGCAGTATCGATTTACTGTTGATCCTGGAACAATGTTACAACCATGATTACAATAATGATGACACGGCTGCAAGGAACCTTCTTCCAGTCTTGTTATAGCCTGCGCCTAATAAAGGCCTCTATATAAAATAACCCTTTCACCTCCATGCGTCTCTGATTAGTCCTGTTATTTGTAATAAAGGACAGGAATGGAAACTGGCCGCCTGAAACCTGGCAGCTGTTGTTCTTCCCCTAAAAATCACAGATCCTGGTGAGCTCATATTATTAGTCAATGGCCAAGCCTGACACTGAGATTCAGTTTAGAGCTCACAAAATACACCTTGTTTTCATAATGTATGTCCTAGCACCTCCGTGGAGGTTTTTGCATCATTTCTTGTTCAAAAAGccatgtgtttctatttttcctttaaatacGCTGCATATTCATGTGAATATCACTGGAAAACAGgataaaaaagtgtttcctctttgattttgtttatgcagaaaaagcagatttttgaaaaggctgtgtgtgatcaaaacaaataaaataaaatgtaaaatactttaataGGCACTCATGGTCAGCTTAACAGtcattcattaatatttatattacataCCTCAGATCCTAATGCTGACGCTGTTTGATTACAGCATGTGAAGTAGTTAAGGCGAATTAAAAGGGATCTTCCCTGTGGTATAAACAAACTGTCCCGAATGAAAATTTACATCCTGCCTACATTTGTGTTCACATGGGCTTTTTGGCTGGTGTGAACACTGAAGAGGGAGCAACATGATCTGCTTCAGGATCAGTTCTTGTGTAAGTCCAACACAGCGTACAAAACAGTTTATTGCTCCTCTGAGTCCTTCTCGAATTGAGCATAAGGCCTCTCTGTGTTGTTGCAATAAGCTCTGGCTCGTAACACTCAATGGGCCGGAGCCTGGAAGTGCGGTCCAGCTGTCAGAGGCAGTGGTTGGTGGTTGGGTGCCACGGCGACGGGCGCAGCAGACAGTCTGTGGTGTCTTCGGCAAGTTTGGCGTGCCGGGAAAGAGCTGTGAGTTGGGGGTTTAAGGGGAAGCTGTAGCGGTAGAGACAGTAGGGGCCCGTAGTGTCAGAGAGATGAGGGAGCAGAGAAGGCCCGTGATGACCGAGGGGGCTGTGGAGGGGGAAGAGGCTCCCCGGATATGGGTCCCTACATTGGGGAGGTTTCTTTGGCTGAAGCGCTGATAGGAAAGGCAGGTCTGGAAGTGGGGGCAGGCCTCTCAGTCTGTCTACTCCCAGGGAGGAGAATGCCCTGCTGGGCAGCGGAGATGCTGTGGACGTCTTTCCGTAGAGAGGAAAAGCGAGGGTGTGGAGAGCGGCATCCTGGCAGGAGAGCGCCGAGACGGAGAACGGGTGTAGGGGAGAGGAAAGGGGGAGAAGAGTCTTCACACTGCTGGTCGGCGACCCCGAGCTCCCTGtcgagatttttttttaaagtcagaaaCTTGAATCACAAAGAGAAAGTCACTAGGAAATTGAACTGCGTGGAGTGCAACTGTGATAAATGGGCATTTCCCTTAGATATCAGAACTGCTGAAATCCTACACATCCTCCGTCgcagactgaaaacccaccGGCTTTGACTGTATCAAAGCCTTTAAAACCCAACCCCCAAAAAGCACTTCAAAAAGATTGGCTTATTCTAACCAAATGTATTTGCAGGTTTCTCCTTTCTGAGTGAATGTCTTTATGGTTGAGTGCACTTTTTGTAATGAATTGTAATTTAATCTGACTAATTCATCTGGTATCTTGCATAACTCTAGAACGTCATCATCATGGAATCAATCTGATAATGCTCTGGTTCGAAATAAGACCAAATGTCTAGTTCACAACAATGAGgtatttcataaaaaatgtttttatttatttatttatcattaaaaaaaatagtatgCCCCATGCTGAAATGCAAGTTAAACTAGAATATTCCTTCCGAAGCCCTTTTTACAGTAAAGTAGGTGGCAAAGGtaacaaaaacaaggatttaGTACCTCGTTTTAGCAGTTGTACTAAACTACCGTCCAGTTAGGTGAATTGTAACAGCAGGAAATGATGGTACAcaaggttttttaaaaatatgaatcatcGCAACCATGAGAGGTCCTTCTGCAATAAAATATTAGGCTATTAGGCTGATTGATGCAATTGTATGTGAGATTGACTGCAGACATAGACATACATATACACccaagcacacatacacatgacAAAAGATatgataacccccccccccatataaCACCTGGCGAAGGTAAtaagagctgcagcacagtaCCTTGGAGCTGTATGGTGAATGGCTTGAAGTCCAAGCTCAGAGGGCCTCTCCAGGGATACGACTCCAAAAGGCCATCCAACActcccctacacacacaaacacacagttacTGTAAAAGCACTGCAACGTGTTATTCAGGTATTTAAATATTGCTTTTGAGAGGTGTGAAATTCAGCACTACACATTTCAGCTTCATTGGAAGGTTTTACGTGGTTTCAAATGTCGGTGGTTGAACCCCCAAATCCTCTCGGGTCCACTTTCTGAGTTAAAACTAAAAGTGTGGATGTTTGGTAAGGTTTTACTTTACCTATTCCTTCCTGGATCTCTGAAGCCTTTGGCGAATGGGTTCCTATCGATCTTCAGTTTTGTGATCTTGCCCGGGAAAGAGGAACAGACATGGGTTAGAGCGGACGTGTCAGCCGCTGACGTGTTAAGCCAACAATGAGCTCAGCTTTTACAACAGCGTGGAGAGTGGCAGGGCTCCCCCCCTATGGGACTGCATCTCCCAGCAGCACCCAGGGCGATCAGCCATGTCAAACAGGGTTCTTGGAGGTCGTACGGTTTTATTTGGTGCTTTAATGGGCTGCGGACTCCAGCAGTGGGCCCGGTCACAGCTTGTTATTGAGTTTCTGTAATAATACGTTCGCTGGTCGTAAAAGGAGCCCTGATGAAAAGAGCTGGCAGTCCCCCCGGACGCCTCGGTtactggaggagctgcagccaACAGTGGAGTCAGATCCCCTGCACGGGAACAAACGCCCGCTCTGAGCAACTGGAAATCAAGCCACTGCAACTCATGATTGAGATGAGAGCACAATGTTACATAGATTGGCTCATTGGAGGATACCGCCACTGTTGGCGTGACCATTGAAAATAGTTGCTTTCTGGCGCTTAAAGGGTGTAGGATTGGAATTTGTAGCATGGTTCTAtagcaacaaaaacataaatgctGCTTTCAAAAGCAGACATTTCCGATATTTCCCATTGTTCTCTGTTTAGGCTGCAGTTTCAAATCCATAGTGTGTGCTTCATATTTGGCTGTTCTATAGGATACGTTTCAGTGGTTGTTACCTGCTGGTTCTGGTAGGCTGTGACCGTGGTGAACTCTGTTTCGGGGAAGGAGAAGCTGTGCACTCCTTCAGCAGGCAGCGACTGGATCTGCGACAGGTCCATGCGAGGGTCGTGCCGGATGACGTGCACACGTGGCTTGTATTTGTGCATCGACTGGAGAATTATCTGGATTGAGAGATAAGACGACACTTTATACAAGATGAACCTCTATTATATCACTGTCTTTAAGAGAGGAagctttaaaatgcaaataggCCAAAACCAAAGTTTCATGACATTATCAATCATAACACTTATATTATAATTGTACATGTCAAACAATAACGTATCGATAATTCCGATAAAGAATTATAAAAGAAAGTAAATCATCAAATGGTTATTTTTGTTGAAACATTTATCCAAAGGATTTCAAATTACTTTACACattaaacaaggagaagcaacTTATCATCATAGCTGAGCGTCTAGAATGAGAGAACTTCTTTGATTTTTGCTTGAAATATGTTAccttatgtaaaaatgaaaatcatccaaataattgtttatttttcagtccTTGCACAgattttcttattatttaaaaatggtgtGACATTAGCAAAATAATTccaaacattattaaatatctCAACAGGCATCACAATCTAAAACgacaaaatgtttaattgcaaaaaaaaacagtgtagGCTGTTACGTACATTAACGAAATatatctaaaaacaaaacatcatatATCATTTAATTAGTGCATTATCCAAATATTAATCCACTTACTATTTAAGGGATTTAAGGGACTATTATtataaatcttatcttatctattAAAAAAGTTCTAAATTGAAATCAGCAGATTGGAGTGTAGCATTTTTTGCAAgattaatattttcattttgcatctttagtgttttaaaaaaaaattataaacaACAGTTTGACCACTTTTtaatttctgatttaaaaatctAAGGTTTTTCCACAGGTTTACTAGAGAtcatatacaaaatataaacactaaGGTAAGGTTTCACAAGAAACAATACTTTTTCCAAAATACACAGCAGGTACACTACTAAGTGTAATGCCAAACAGCTctaaagatatatttaaatcaacatAATATTAGTGTTTATAAGTAGTAAATTGTTTCAGAGAGGCAGTGTAATGCGTTGAATTGACCGCAGCTTCACAAGAGATTCTGAGGCTCTTTCTACACTTTCTAAACTCCTCCAGAAAAATGAATCCCCTAAACACACCAATTCCAGCGTGGTTTATAAACACGAGGATCAAGTAAAAATCCACCTACAGCCTCTGCAGTCACCACATCTGTCACATCTGTACATCACTGAATCTTTATAGGAATTTCTGCAGCGGAGAAGGATTTCCACTTCCTTCATCCCTAAATGCACACTGGCTTTCAATGAGGAACCAGCCAATATTACACGATGGTTAAATATTTGTGACAACAACCAAAGCAGAAGTGCCACAACAATCAAAACCTGTATACATAAAATAAGATCTCTCTTAGAttaacaaagaaatataaagatatatctgttttgtttttgaaagtaaaatacaGATCCTAGGACACTTAtcaatcagaatactttatttatcctgggggAAATTAGGTTTTGTGTTAGTTGCCATGATACAGAATAAagataaattaataaataaaggataacaaaatacaattaagacatcttatataaacataaaaagttaaagtaagaatgggcaataaataataaatacatttttaaaaagagttttaaaaaatgtaaatggccTGATCTACAGGATTACTATCTGGTATCAGGTGAAGCTGCACATGCTCAGATGGGTTACCTACATGCCCCTTATCGTCCATCTCGTTGTTGGTGAGTTTGACCCGGTCGAAGCTGATCACCTGACGCATCCACGTCTCTCCCGCGCACGGGGAGTCGGGATGCACGTAGAGCCGCGGGGAGATGCAGGAGTGGTCCGTGTTACCCGCAACCATCCACTGCGAGCTGTGGTACACATACCTGCCCGGGAATATGCATGTAAGTAAGTAAACAAAAGACACGGTGGAAGTTCATGTAGTCAAATACACACCTGTAGCGTTTGGAGTCCACGGGCATGACGTCCATCGCGATGTAGTACTGCTGGCACGGGTCCAGATTGCGCACTTTGACGCGTACAGAGGGGAACATTCTCCTAACGAGAGAAGATACAGTTTTTTTAGATCATGTTTTCGACTTAAAGTTACATCCTCACACCTCACAGAAACAGATCAGATAGGTTAGGAAAGACCAATCGCGGCCATGTACAGAGGAGAGTTCAGGGTCCTCGAGGGGCCATAAGGGCACAGCCACTGCGCGTGTTCCCCGTAATAGAATAAACGGAACTTACATTTCAGCAGCGTTATGTCCCTATAACTCAtaccaggaaaaaaaaagacgCACAAACCTATCAAAGTAATTTCTCTAAATTGAAAGATTAAATTGAAAGAACAACTGTCACAACATTGCattgtaatttatatttttggatcgtaatttaaaaataaatacatttgtccAGAACGACTAAAAATGTTCGTTTAATTGAATTCAATACAATTTAATAATTCAACATCAACCTCAGAGGGTATTTAATGTGAcctatttgttgttttattctaaaatatCAGCTGAATAAATCTTATAGACCAGAAAAGTATAAGTTGTCTATGTCTTTACAATGTAATACATACACAGGATAAAATAGACACCATAACTGGTGAcaagcctttatttttttattaagattCTGACTTATGACTGGTTGTGTTCAGGGCTGTTTTACACCTGTGACCGCAGATCAGTTCATGTAAATTTTACAATATGCATCACATCACCGATAATGACCTATCAAGCTTGTATTGCAGGTATTACAACTGACTTGAACACGGAAACTAAAATTCAATAATAGAAAGGtttgataataaaatacttttattcaaatatgtCATCGTTTGAAAGGTAAGGCCCGGGAAGCCAGGTTTTAATATGatgttaaagtgtttttgtgtatcATATTGAAAGAAAGTATcgaacatttaaatattaaaagacccaataatacatttaatttattaaatatgacTTTTGTTTCGTTTTAGCTAATGTCTCCAGTTTTtacaattacaaatataaatatatatttttatgaacCGACCTCAAAAATGCCTCTTCCCATGATATGTAGGTCAAATACGTTTGCAGTGTTGCAGGATAGGATAAAGGCACCTGAAGGGCAGTGTTTTCAGCAGAAAACCATGATACTGGAGCTCTTTAAAGTGGTGTTCCTCATCCACATGTTGTACCTGCCAGCTTTGGTGATGATCATCTCGGTTCCGATCTCATAGAACCTCTTCCACAGCTCGGAgccctgcagctccacctggACCTCTCTGTCCGGGAGGAGGTTGCTCTCCTTCGGCTTGTTCTCCTCTCCGCCGGGGTCAGCCTCCTCAGCCCCGGACCTGACAGTCTGTCTCTCCGACTCTGCCCTCCTCGGAGATGATGTACCGGCTTTCTTCATCTGGCTGACAGGATATTCGTTCAGGCCTATAAAAAGGGGCAACGACTGGGGTGAGTGAGGTTCAGAAAGAAGCCAAATGAGATTTAGTGTTATCCAAAATAATTTATCAGTCAACGTAAATTGTGAATGTTTTCCTATTTAATAGAATAAGCTGTAGATATTACATATAGTCCTCTAAAGGGAGAGAACGTGGCTTCATTTTGACAAAAATCACAATAGTAGCAAAACATGTTTCTCTCGAAAACCAATGAATGtgatcattttagtttttgagCTGATAAAATTAAAGAATACATGTATACATAATGTTGAATTGTGAACATGTAATCAATGGTTGTGTCTGAGCAAAAATAACACCGATTGTGTGATCAGTTATTGTTCCATGCTGTGCGTAAAATGCGTAAAGGTGTTCGAAAAGTCCAGGAGTCCTTGGCTCACCGGTGAAGATGCTCGTTTCGATGCCGGTTTCTGCAGCTGAACTTGACTCATCTGACACTTTCATTCTCTTGCAGGGTTTCCCGACCAGCGCTTCCACAGAGAACGCGTGAGCCCGGGAACTCAGACCCTGCATCTTGGCGAAAGAACCCGTTTTACTGCGACTCGTATATCCGTCTGATCGATGACTGTGTCCCGCACAAGTTTCAGAGTCCCAGCGCATTCAGGACAGGACAGGGTAgaacaggcagcagcagcaacagcaccTCAGGGAGCCCCTCGTCTCTCACCGCGGCTCCGTGACGCTGCGTAATTGATCCGGTGCCTTCCCATGTGTTCTCTGAGACGCGCACCTTCATCCAAAATCCTTGATTATTGGAACGCCTCTCCTCCTCACTACAATGTTTCCCCTTCTCCCCCTTAATCCGTTTCTGTGTCTCCcctttcctctctgcctcaCAGAAGGCTTGTTCCTCTGGTTCCCCTCTGTGCgtcacagagagggagggaagaatGCAGCGTGCACTCCTCATGGGCCTGCGCTGCAAAACACATACATCCTAATGCTTATACCGGCCTTAAATAGTATTGTTGTCTACACAAAATGTTActgaaaaactgagaaaacaaacacattttctctaaaGGTAgagtaatttatttattttggtaatGTCACAACCTTGAAACACCTGTTGAACACTTTATCAGTATTAACAGGTGCCATTCTATTCAATAAACGTATTGTTCTTAGTTTATGTGCAAGGTTAAATTGTCCAATCAATTATCATTTCCCCACTTTAGTTGGAGAAAAATAACTAGACTCAgtaaatacttttacatttttttccagtgTTCATTGGTCTCAGAGGCATTTGAGCTTCCAGAACAAGCAGCAGCATCTTTACGCACACTGTTAAGGCTGAATGGtaaaaaagtgtcttttttatttagatttattgaATTATGTAATATAGTGCAGATTTAGTGGACTCTAAATTTGACTATAGATGGCCGCAGAATACAATATAAAGTCATGAATATTATTGATGAAACACCGTAAGCTTCCATTTTGATCTAACCTTcagggctttttaaaaaaaaaaaaagattaaccTCCATGTTGTCCATATTGCTTCCCGTAGACATCCTATGGATAAATAGATTGAGCATTTAAGAGCTCCGGAGGGGGACCCAAGGCAcacatatttaagtattttaattcaaaCCATATGTAAGGTGAAATATCTCCCCGAAACTCGCTCCATATATGTTGAAGCTAACATTTCCTATATTAATTTGAATGCTTTCCTTAAAGTGGTCTCTTGTCTCCCGTTCCTCCGGTATAAaagtttttgggttttttttccttctctttgcGGTTCCCGGTGAGAGTTTGGTCTGGTTCTCATAAGGGCGGAGATCAGATGGAGTTCGGCGCACTGGGGGGAAAACAGGGCCGTAATGACAGCTCGGGATTATTACATTACTGCTCAACATGAAATAGATCCGctttacacaaataaaagtcaGCGAAGGctctatttaaaatgttttttaatcacatGATATAATTGCTGTGAGGAGAAAACAAATGAGGGCTGTGTTTACGACACGGTTGGTTTGCTTGCTGATGGAAATCTCTGACAACAGCCGGGAAATGGAGAACTATGACCAACCGGAATCGCATGCTCTCTGTCATCATAACCTGTTTCAGGACTGCGGCCTGGATTTATGTTTATTCTTTTCCTAACTTGTCGTTTTCCTCCCAAAACCGGAACAAAAAACTGCTAAACACGCGACCTAACAGGAAATAGTGCAACACAAATAACTGTCCGTGTGCACAGGCCCGAATAAAAAACGCCGGTAGAAATAGCTGGTGTCGTTTGTTTCCACAAGTCTGAGAGATTATTTTTCCATGTTGTCTTCAGCAGTCAGATCATAAATCTTCGTCACGGGTTTATGGGATGTCAGCCGGAGTGATGGCAGGCGTGCAGGCAAGTGACGCCTTGCGCTGCTGCACACAacaggaagctgctgctggATTGTTTTTATGATGCTTAATCCAGTGCAAATCTTCATGGGTCCCGTTCCGGGGATGTTTGGCACACGTGTTTCCTCTTATTAGGCACAATAGCGGAAACGAGAGATTCAAATCCAATTTAGCAAAAGCCTCGGGTTTCCATTAATGCGGAAGTTTGATGATCAGTCTGCAAT
The DNA window shown above is from Eleginops maclovinus isolate JMC-PN-2008 ecotype Puerto Natales chromosome 23, JC_Emac_rtc_rv5, whole genome shotgun sequence and carries:
- the tbx22 gene encoding T-box transcription factor TBX22 translates to MQGLSSRAHAFSVEALVGKPCKRMKVSDESSSAAETGIETSIFTGLNEYPVSQMKKAGTSSPRRAESERQTVRSGAEEADPGGEENKPKESNLLPDREVQVELQGSELWKRFYEIGTEMIITKAGRRMFPSVRVKVRNLDPCQQYYIAMDVMPVDSKRYRYVYHSSQWMVAGNTDHSCISPRLYVHPDSPCAGETWMRQVISFDRVKLTNNEMDDKGHIILQSMHKYKPRVHVIRHDPRMDLSQIQSLPAEGVHSFSFPETEFTTVTAYQNQQITKLKIDRNPFAKGFRDPGRNRGVLDGLLESYPWRGPLSLDFKPFTIQLQGSSGSPTSSVKTLLPLSSPLHPFSVSALSCQDAALHTLAFPLYGKTSTASPLPSRAFSSLGVDRLRGLPPLPDLPFLSALQPKKPPQCRDPYPGSLFPLHSPLGHHGPSLLPHLSDTTGPYCLYRYSFPLNPQLTALSRHAKLAEDTTDCLLRPSPWHPTTNHCL